CGTTTATCGCAACTAAAACGGGAATATCTTGTCGCGTTATCAAACTGGTTAAACCTCGAACGGGTTGCTCAATTTGTCCTTCGAAAAATGTAGATCCATAAAATGGTAATGACCAACAAAATTCTAAGTATTTTCTCATTAATTTTCGGTTAGTAGCGGATGTCGgtattcttttaaattgttCCAAAAGCCTGACTTCCGCCGAATTCTTTGAACTAATCGGTAACCAAGTCCAGGTAGAACTTTTCCTAACGTGAATAGGAAGATATTTATACTGTTCTTCACGGAAATAATGCGTCGAATGAACTTGAGGATTATAAGGACCTAATTCAATTCTTGCTTGAATTCCACCTAACATTATGTAATGACCAACTTCGCAAGGATATCTTCCTTCTAAAATGTTATGTTTAGCCTCTTCGTATAATAATTCTAAAATTCTTTGATccctaaaaaattatttccttaaaaaaaattattattttaggatactaatactttattttttcttctaaatattgaggaaaaaacacatttctttgaaaataaatcatcggTTCATCTCTTTCTTGCCTACTACACGAACCATGACTAAATTTACTAATCAATGATTTCCAAGATTTCCGGATTTCATAAGGTTTTTGGGTTGGCTTTAATTGTAATTCTAATAATTTGCTGGTCATCCACAACGTAAAAAGTTGCGGggtaatttgtttatttaatcctAATTCATCACTATTAATAATTGCTGAACATATCATCTCAACGGTTGCTCCTGGCGAATCTTCCATATCTAACATAACAGCTACTTTATCGTGAAGATAAACACATGTGGGAATTGTTTGACCTTGAAATGCTTCTGAACTGGAATTGGATGCGCCGGTAATATTATTTAAGGATGCAGCTCCAgcatctaaaacaaaaaaatataaaataataataaatttttaaatatttgggCAGAATCTCAGATTGTGACTATATCTAGATTATGCTAAAATAACGATAATGTTGAATGTTGATGGTTGTGTTTCAAAGATTAATTTGttatgttatgattttttttgtgttcacTCTAATTGGATTTTACATTTAATGctgatttcttcttctttgtgGAAGCCATAAAGACTTGTTTTTCCCATTCATGTTCTGCTTATATTTCTTATGATACGAACTACTAGCTATCTTTCTATCTTTTTGGAAGTCATCCTTAATTGGTTATTAAGGCGTTGTGACTTTTTACTGAGATTTTTACTTGTTTTTTTGCGAAATGCCTAAAATTAGTAGAGTTGACCGAGTAAAAGGTGTTAGAAGAAAATATAGACCTAGGAAAAGGAAAGAACCACTTAATCCTAAAACTACAGAAATCAAGGATGCATTTTTCAAACCCAATTATGCTCCATTTCCAAATGCTGTTTTGGTAAGGATGTGCTTCTAGAGCGATGTGTTGGTGGCTTTACCCAAAATAAGAACGAACGCCTTAATcagttaattttgaaaatcattacaaaaatacttCCTACTGGTTCTGAAATAGTTGGAACTGCTGCAATACTTACGGCGAGTACTTTCAACGAAGGAATctgctttattaattttttggccAAAATTGCCACAAGTAGACACGGAAAGAGGATGAGCATCGTATACTGATAGGTGAGAAAAAAGCTAAGACCAGAACTCGAAGGAAGAATTCGACTTAGGCAGAAACAAAAGGACGCCTTTTATTTTATGGCGCTAAAATCGACGAAACTTTAACTGTGTTTTTTAAGCATTATTTTTGGAGTCGTTACACATGATTCTCCAAAACTAATGGACTTATCGTATTGAAATTTTACACACTTCTTCAAAATAGAATTGACTAGTGATTGTacgaagattttttttcttatttgtatTACAACTAATTTTATTAGGCTCGACGTAGTGTAAATTGAATGTAAAGAATTCAgatttccaatgaaagaaatgaattttcaaaatatcttttagtttctgagatattaatctttaaatatcATAATATCATTTACTCGTTTTTCGGGTTatgcaattattttcaaaaaaatcataataatatggaatttctgtaaatcattatgaaatgtCATAAAAAGGCATACAAACCCAACGGACATTATGATCCATACcgataatctcaaaaatatcATTACCCACATAGCCACAACTGGAGACTTATGTTGAGATCATCTAGGTATATTTTTCAACATCGGAATCAATACATCAAACCTTCCCACTAGTGATGTAAAAAAAGGATACTATTCGTTACACGAGTACTCGTTACTCCGCGAGATTAGAAGTAACTGTTACCGTATCACATTGGTACCAGTTACTTTGGATCTAACAGTTACTTTTTTCAAAGCTGGCCAAGTATTGTCGGATAGGCGAAATCCTTACTTAACCTTCGAGCGGGCGCGCTCGATTTTGTAACACGAGCGGGCGCGCtgtgtataaaatttataacacagGTCCGTATCAATTTTCGAGCGGGCGCGCtcgattttataacaaaagcggaatataacaaatacattttatgaCAACGGGTTCGCATTAATAAGTATGTATtaggttatttaaaaaaacacacaTTTTACTAGAGTAGAAGTATTTAATATGTATTAAGTAACTGTTAACATAAAATGAAATCAATGAaatgaattcatttttaaaaatcaaaaaacattaacaaactaataaaaaaacaaataaaataataaataaatattaaaaaacaaataaattattaaaaaacatacgcatttatattttacattttgcGACATTTCAAGGTTGTTGCGATTTTGACGATTTGTGAttgttaaacattttatattttaatttgaatcagATTCATTTTTACAGTCTAAACAAATTTCTTGTGTAGTAAATAATCTgctattaattataattacgcTGGTATAATAGTTGTCAGTAGTAACatttgtttgaattttctattgGTTTTACCAATCGCTTTACAATATCCATCGGTTTGTTAGATACCATATACGGACCATCTGGTTGCTTGCCGCAATAAATTTCTGTGTTGTATGCATAAAAAGTTTTCACATCGCAAAGtgcatacatttttattccataTTTAGCGGGTTTGCTTGGAATATACTGTATCCATGCACATCTACCTCGGAAAGGATGCAACATTTCGTCTATTGGGACGAATTCACCTAACTTGAAACACGTTGGCtgttttctagaaatttctCGAAGAAACAATTTTACGCCTATCGCTCTTgtaactttatcatcaaagcGGAGAGATCgagttaaaaacaaaaatcgttTGTAGCTCATCACTGCTCTAACCATTTGAATACCTGTTCCATCGCTGCTCCAAATTTCTTTTACATTGGCAAAATATGACTTTTTAATACCTATTAAGAAAAGTATTCCAAAATAAGCCAATAATTCGTTTATGTTGGTATCTTTGATATCTCTGCTTCGTGTGTAATCACGATTTGATCTCAGAGATTCTATATAAGTATTTCTATGTGTCACAATATTTTCAAGCATTAtactatcgataattttttgaaatagttcTAATTCACTAAGATTTTTTACACCACAAGTAGGACCTGAAACTtcttttattatgttaatatttttagttcgACTTGATTTTGCGTATTTTGTTCTTTTCCACATGCTGAGATTGTCTTTTCCAACATAAAAATCTTCAATACATGTCTCAATGCTTTCTTCATCCTTTTCAGAAGAATTATCCTCTTCAGATGCGCTGTCAAAATTATTCACTTCAATTTCTTCATCACTCAAATCACTTCCGGCTTCactatcttcttcttctttttgcgGTTTATCAAATAGTCCTTGAATGTTGTTTTCAATGTCacttttagataatatttCTGGTGCTGCCATCATTTAtctattatattttaacacactcaatatttttttcaacacaaaaacttttgaatAAGACGACTTCTTTTCGCTCCAACGACATTTTACACAATGACCGTAACGCTGATCTCTAAACTTATATATTGACAACCGTATTCTAAATATACTCCGAAATCCTCCAAGGATTACCTACGCATAAAAACTAATCGTAaataactcctaaaaaataattacggCCTGTGCAAACAAACCCTCATggcgttttaaaatttagtttcCGGTCCCAACAGATCTCTTATTTACACGCAAGAAACCTGaatatattgaatttttatacaaactagtgaaaaaattaa
This genomic stretch from Onthophagus taurus isolate NC chromosome 7, IU_Otau_3.0, whole genome shotgun sequence harbors:
- the LOC111424653 gene encoding putative FERM domain-containing protein FRMD8P1; its protein translation is MANAVEQKDVQQNGVQTNSYVTVIPVEYPTNRVYNGQAAEYIVEQYRNLQDDYIQTDDVTNNQNAHYSVSQRIQNGPSNYSTVCPPEPFNNNSEGHCSITSSSGMKGDWNRDNNLKNVDNVDAEVESESSLNEKQLSDAGAASLNNITGASNSSSEAFQGQTIPTCVYLHDKVAVMLDMEDSPGATVEMICSAIINSDELGLNKQITPQLFTLWMTSKLLELQLKPTQKPYEIRKSWKSLISKFSHGSCSRQERDEPMIYFQRNVFFPQYLEEKIKDQRILELLYEEAKHNILEGRYPCEVGHYIMLGGIQARIELGPYNPQVHSTHYFREEQYKYLPIHVRKSSTWTWLPISSKNSAEVRLLEQFKRIPTSATNRKLMRKYLEFCWSLPFYGSTFFEGQIEQPVRGLTSLITRQDIPVLVAINAKGLYVIDDIECTVLLGLRYEEFSWDYARPSKEHDPNCFPCLFLQFLVVESGVRVSKILQIFSRQGSLMDTLISGFVQQIKEKAADESDRPYMNQVIGEDTHAPITIANPQHPLTNLPSLTNKLSRLTLATFDEDGHCIGQMGSWSFSY